GGACAGCTCGGTCCGGTCCACGCGCACGATCGTCTTCCGGCGGCCCGGTCCGCGCTCGTCGCCGCCGATCTGCTCGCGCAGCGCGGCCATGCGCTCGTCCACGTCCGGCCTGCGCGAACGCTCCCGCAGAAAGTCCGCGTCTGCGCCCAGGCCGTGCACCCCGAGCTCGGTCCGCCGCCGGCGGTGCCCCCGCAGCCGGTACTCGAGGCTGGGCGGCCCGTCCTTCGGCCAGTGCGGGTCCACGTCGTGGTCGGCCAGGACCCGGAGGCAGCAGTCCTGGAAGGCGCCGAGCCACCGCTGGGTCAGGAAGCCCAGCCGGTTCGCCCCGAGCATCCCGAGGAGCAACTGCTCGGCGATGTCGTCCGGGAGCATCCGGAAGTACTCCGGCGGGGCCCACGGAGTGTGCGAGAAGTGGCCGATGCGCAGATCGGGCCGCAGGTCCCGGAGCATGCCCGGTACCAGGGCGAGGTGGTAGTCCTGCACCAGTACGGCCGCGTCCGGGGCGGCCGACTCGGCCAGGGCCTGCGCGAAGGCCTGGTTGTACGCCTCGTACGCCACCCACTGGCGCCGGAACTCGGCGTCGAAGACGGGCTCCAGCGGTGTCTGGTACAGCATGTGGTGGACAAACCACAGGACCGAGTTCGCGATGCCGTTGTACGCGTCGGCGTGTACGGCGGCGTCGATGTCCAGCATCCGCACGCCCGGTTCGCCGATCCCGCGCCGCACCGCCTCGCGGTCCCCGTCGCCGAGTGCGGAGCACACCCACAGGGCGTCCGCCTCGGGGCCGATGGCCGACAGCCCGGACACCAGTCCGCCGCCGCCGCGCCGTGCGTCGAGCGTGCCGTCCTCCCGGAAGGCGTAGGTGACGGGGCCCCGGTTGGAGGCGACGAGAACTCGTGCGGCGTGCCCGTGCTCAGAGACCATGTCGCGAAACCTAGCCCTTCCTGGAACCGCTCAAACGTACGGCGGACTCCGTGGCCGGAGACCGCCGGAGATCGTCGGAGACCTGCCCACGATCGTTGGAGGCGCAGCCGGTGACCGGCTGCGCGCCGACCCGGGCGATCGCTGGGGACGGGGCTCGGGACAGGTGCCGTTCGGTCCACGACATGTGCCGTCCGGTCCGGCCGATCGCTGGGGACGGGGCTCGGGACAGGTGCCGTCCGGTCCACGACATGTGCCGTCCGGTTCGGGCGATCGCTGGGGACGGGGCTCGGGACAGGTGCCGTCCGGTCCGGTCACTCGCCGGGCCCGGACCTGCCGCCCGGCCGGGACCGTCGAGTGCGGGCGGGCCGCCGGCCCGGACCGCGCCCTCCCGGACGACGGCTTCGGGCCGTCGCCCGCCGGCCCGGGCCCGTCGCCCCGGCCGGTGACCGGCTGCGCGCCGCCCCGGACCGCGCGCCCGGTCGCGTGCCGTCCTCCGACGAGGGCCCAAGAACGGTGGCGCGTACCTGATCAATGGTTTCCCCGGTCGCGCGTGGCCGCGAGCGCGATGGCGCCGGCGGCCGAGAGTGCCAGGGCCATTCCGCCGAGCAGCCAGAGCCGCTCGCTGTTGTGGCCGGCCGCCGCGATCTGGCCGACGGCCCCGCTGCCGTGTGCCGGGGCACCGGCCTGTCCGGCGCCCGCCGCGTTGCCGGGGCCGCCGGGGGCAGGCGGCACGCCCGGCCCGCCCTGGGCGCCGTCCTCGGCGTCCTCCTCGTCCAGACCGTCCTCATGGCCCTGTTCGAGGCTGTGGTCGTGACTCTCCTCGTCGCCGAAGTCGGTCCGGGGGGCCCCGAGCTCCCCGATCTCCTCGGCCACGGGCGTCGCCGTGCACCGGGCGTCTCGGGTGCCGGTGGCGCAGTTGGACCGCGGGGACTGGACCTCCAGGCCGCCGCCGAGCCGCCCGTCGCCGCCGTCGCCGCCGTCCTCGCCTCCCACGGTGACCGAGTAGGTGACGGTCGCCGTCCTCCCGGCCGGGATGGCACCCGAGTACGAGAGCACGGGCTCGGTGTAAGCGACCCGGCCGAGTGCGGTCCGGGCGTTGCGGTCGTAGACGGCGTCGTCGAGGGTGCCGCCGAGATCGTCGGTGAAGCGCACGTCGGGGAGTTCCCGCTCGCCGTTGTTCGTCGCCCTGATGGTGAACGTGAGGGTGTCCCCGAGGGCGACCCTCTTCGCCGACGCCGTCTTGGTGATCTCCAGATCGGGGGCCGGCGCCGACAGGGCGGCAGCCGCCGGCACGAAGCCCGTCGTGACGGCCGCGGCACCCGCGGCACCCGCGGCGACCGCCAGGGCCCCGAGGAAGCGGGACCGATCGCCTCTGCTGCGCCCGCGGTCCCTCGTCAGGTCCTGGCCGGACACGGCCCGAACAGAACGGAAGACCCGAGCACCCTGTGAACTCGCATTGCCCATGAGTCCGAAATGTAGACAATCATTCCGGCTGGGCCGCGTTACGCCGCGCCCGTGTTTCGCCGCCCCGCCCGGCTCGCGTACTCGGCGATGTCCGCCATCGGCGGACGCTCCTCCGTGTCCACCGCGTGCGTTCGCGGGACGAAACCGCCCTCGCCGCGCTCGAACTGGGTCAGTGCCGGGCGGACCAGGTGCCCACGCGAAAGGCGCAGCTGGGCCGTGCGGTAGATCGCCGCCGCCATCCGGCCCAGCGCCTGCCCGTCCTGGTGGCGGTGCAGCCGTACGCCCACGTCCACCTGCGCCAGCGCGTCCAGGCCCACCGTGTGCAGCGCGTCGACCAGCAGGCCCAGTTCCACCCCGTAGCCGACCGGGAACGGCAGCCGCTCCAGCAGCGAGCGCCGCGCCGCGTACTCCCCGCCGAGCGGCTGGACGAATCCCGCGAGCTGTGGCCAGTGCAGATTGAGCAGGGGCCGGGCCACCAGTTCGGTCACCCTCCCGCCCTGGCCGGGCGCGTCACCGAGCGGCCGGTCGTACATCGCCTTGACGAACTGGACCTCGGGGTCGGTCAGCAGCGGCCCGACGGTCCCCGACACGAAGTCCGCCGAGAACTCCTTCAGGTCGGCGTCCACGAAGCAGACGACGTCGCCGACGGTCGCCAGGAGGGAGCGCCACAGCACCTCGCCCTTGCCGGGCACGGCCGGGACGCGCGGGAGTATCGCGTCCCGGTGCACCACCCGGGCGCCGGCGCGTGCGGCGACCTCGGCGGTGCGGTCCGTCGACCCCGAGTCGACGACGACCAGCTCGTCCACGAGCGGCACCGCGTCGGTCATCAGGTCGCGCCGGATCGCGGTGACGATCTCCCCGACCGTCGCCTCCTCGTTCAGCGCTGGGAGCACCACGCTGACCGTGGTGTCCTGCTTGGCGGACAGCAGCCGGTCCAGTGGGCGGTCCGCCACCGACCAGGACCGCCGGGCCAGCCAGCGCTCCACCTCTTCCAGCACGTGATCTCCATCTCGCGGATCGGACGACCATCTCAAGCGTCCGGGGGTTCGGTTACAGTCTTGAACAACGCGGACCGCCGATGCATGTCGGGGGTCGTCGCGCCGAGACAATCGAATCGAGACAATCGAATACCGCTCATCCAGAGGGGCAGAGGGACACGGCCCGTTGAAGCCCCGGCAACCCTCCAGCCGATCTCGCCGCCCATCGCGGCCGAGGCTCACGGCTAGGGAAGGTGCCAATTCCGTCTCGCGGTGAAACGCACCGCGGGGAAGATGAGGAGAAAGGGCCTCGCCTCCATGGCTGTGCAGACTGTTGCCACCACCGATTCTGCCGACACCGTCGATCTGGGCCCCGCCTCCGGGCTCTCCTGCCGCGAGTGCGGCGAGCGCTTCGCCCTCGGTCCGATCTTCGCCTGCGAAGCCTGTTTCGGGCCGCTCGAAGTCGCGTACGACCTGCCGAGCGGCGACGCCGAGGAACTGCGCAAGCGGATCGAGAGCGGTCCGGAGAACATCTGGCGTTACGCGCCGCTGCTGCCCGTGCCCGCCGACGTGGCGAGCAAGCCGAACCTGAACCCGGGCTTCACCAAGCTCGTCCAGGCCGACAACCTCGCCCGCGAGCTCGGCGTCACCGGCGGACTCTGGGTCAAGGACGACTCCGGCAACCCGACCCACTCCTTCAAGGACCGGGTCGTCGCCCAGGCGATCGAGGCCGCCCGGGCCTTCGGCTTCACGACCCTCTCCTGCTCCTCCACCGGCAACCTGGCCGGTGCCGTCGGCGCCGCGGCCGCGCGCGCCGGCTTCCGCTCCTGCGTGTTCATCCCGCACGACCTGGAGCAGGGCAAGGTCGTCATGGCCGCCGTCTACGGCGGAGAGCTGGTCGGCATCGAGGGCAACTACGACGACGTCAACCGCTTCTGCTCCGAGCTCATCGGCGACCCGGCGGGCGAGGGATGGGGCTTCGTCAACGTCAACCTCCGCCCGTACTACGCCGAGGGCTCCAAGACGCTGGCGTACGAGATCTGCGAGCAGCTCGGCTGGCGGCTGCCGGACCAGATCGTGATCCCGATCGCCTCCGGCTCCCAGCTCACCAAGATCGACAAGGGGCTCCAGGAGCTGATCAAGCTGGGCCTGGTCGAGGACCGGCCCTACAAGATCTTCGGCGCCCAGGCCGAGGGCTGCTCCCCGGTGTCCGTGGCGTTCAAGGCCGGCCACGACGTGGTCAGGCCGCAGAAGCCGGACACCATCGCCAAGTCCCTGGCGATCGGCAACCCGGCGGACGGTCCGTACGTGCTCGACATCTGCCGACGCACCGGCGGTGCCGTGGAGGACGTCACCGACGAGGAGATCGTGGAGGCGATCAAGCTGCTGGCCCGTACCGAGGGCATCTTCACCGAGACCGCGGGCGGTACGACCCTCGGTGTGGCGAAGAAGCTGATCGAGGCCGGAGTGATCGACCCGGCCCTCACCACGGTGGTCGTCAACACGGGTGACGGCCTCAAGACCCTCGACGCGGTGGCCCCGACCACGGGTATGTCCGCAGTCATCCGTCCCAACCTGGACTCCTTCCGAGAGGCTGGCCTCGTATGAGCGTCAACGTCCGCATCCCCACCATCCTCCGCACCTACACGGGCGGTCAGGCCGAGGTCCCGGCCGAGGGCGCCACCCTCGCCGAGGTCATCGCCGACCTGGAGAAGAACCACACGGGTATCGCGGCCCGGGTCCTGGACGACCAGGGAAAGCTGCGCCGCTTCGTGAACGTGTACGTCAACGACGACGACGTGCGTTTCGAGCAGGGCCTGGAGACGGCGACGCCGGACGGTGCCGGGGTGTCGATCATCCCCGCGGTAGCGGGCGGCTGATCGCCACGCAGAGTCAGCAGAAGTGCCCCCTCCGCAAGCTCGGCGGAGGGGGCGTTTCTGCATGGTTGAGCGCGATAGAGTTGGGGAAGCCCCCTCCGCTGCGTGTGCCAGGCGCATATGAGAATGCGGTCGCGCACGACAAGAAGCAGCCAAAGTGTTCGAGCGTGATGCGCAATAAGTGCGCTTTGTCTGGCCCGACTTGCCCGGGAATGCTCACATTTCTGCTAATTCATCCTTTCGGTCCTGCCCGGAATTCTCGTCCGATTGACCTGTTGCAGACGGCAGTTGGACAGATACATTCAGCCGCGGTCGACGCGTTCCGGCGCACATCCATGGGTCATCCGTATGCCCCTCCGGGCACCGGGGGACACCGCTGGGTGAGGTCTGACCCGGGTCCGCGAAGTGCGGTCCTGTGCAAGGGCCAGTAATAGGGGAGTTAGGCATGGCTCAGGGCACCGTCAAGTGGTTCAACGCGGAGAAGGGGTATGGCTTCATCGCGGTCGACGGTGGTGCGGATGTTTTCGTCCACTACAGCGCGATCCAGATGGACGGATACCGCACCCTGGAGGAGGGTCAGCGAGTCGAGTTCGAGATCTCGCAGGGCCAGAAGGGGCCGCAGGCGGACATGGTCCGCGTAGCCGGCTGAGCGCCGACTGACTGCAGCAACGTGACGGAGGGTCCGTGCCAGGGGCGCGGACCCTCCGCCGTGTCCGGGGCCGCCTTCCGTCGAGGTCGTGTCCGGGGCAGGCCCTCCGTCGCGGCCGGACCGCCGGCCGGCGTGCGCGGGTCAGCGGTGGCGGGCCGCGCCGGATCGCTCGCCGGCGTGCGCGGGGTCGCGACCTGCGAGGTGTGCGGTCCGCGCCTGCGCCGGGTCCGGGTCCGGGCCCGGCCGCCGTGTCCTGATGGACGCCCGAGTCGCGGTCGCGCCTTGCACTCGCCGGGTCCGAGTGCTAATCATTGGCGTTAGCACTCTCCGAGTGAGAGTGACAACGAAGGACCGGGTCGGTGAGGCCCGCAGGCCGGGTGGGGCAAGGAACCACAAGGCGTGCAGGCCGTCCGTCGCGGGCACCAGCGCGGTCCGGAGCAATCCACCCCAGTCCGGGAGGACCACTTCACATGGCCAAGATCATCGCGTTCGACGAGGAGGCACGGCGCGGTCTCGAGCGCGGGATGAACCAGCTCGCCGACGCCGTCAAGGTCACCCTTGGCCCCAAGGGCCGGAACGTCGTCCTCGAGAAGAAGTGGGGCGCCCCCACGATCACCAACGACGGTGTCTCCATCGCCAAGGAGATCGAGCTCGAGGACCCGTACGAGAAGATCGGCGCCGAGCTGGTCAAGGAAGTCGCCAAGAAGACGGACGACGTCGCCGGTGACGGTACGACCACCGCGACCGTCCTCGCCCAGGCGCTGGTCCGCGAGGGCCTGCGCAACGTGGCCGCCGGCGCCAACCCGATGGCCCTGAAGCGCGGTATCGAGAAGGCCGTCGAGGCCGTCTCCGGTGCCCTGCTCGACCAGGCCAAGGAGGTCGAGACCAAGGAGCAGATCGCCTCCACCGCCTCCATCTCCGCCGCCGACACCCAGATCGGCGAGCTCATCGCCGAGGCGATGGACAAGGTCGGCAAGGAAGGCGTCATCACCGTCGAGGAGTCCCAGACCTTCGGTCTGGAGCTGGAGCTCACCGAGGGCATGCGCTTCGACAAGGGCTACATCTCGGCCTACTTCGCGACCGACATGGAGCGCATGGAGGCCGGCCTCGAGGACCCGTACATCCTCATCTACAACGGCAAGGTCTCCTCGGTGAAGGACCTCCTCCCGCTGCTGGAGAAGGTCATGCAGTCGGGCAAGCCGCTGCTGATCATCGCCGAGGACGTCGAGGGCGAGGCCCTGTCGACCCTGGTCGTCAACAAGATCCGCGGCACCTTCAAGTCCGTCGCCGTCAAGGCCCCGGGCTTCGGCGACCGCCGCAAGGCCATGCTCGGCGACATCGCCATCCTCACCGGCGGCACGGTCATCTCCGAGGAGGTCGGCCTCAAGCTCGAGAACGCGGGCCTGGACCTGCTGGGCCGCGCCCGCAAGGTCGTCATCACCAAGGACGAGACCACGATCGTCGACGGTGCCGGGGAGAGCGACCAGGTCCAGGGCCGGGTCAACCAGATCCGCGCCGAGATCGAGAACTCCGACTCGGACTACGACCGCGAGAAGCTGCAGGAGCGCCTCGCGAAGCTGGCCGGCGGCGTGGCCGTCATCAAGGCCGGCGCCGCGACCGAGGTCGAGCTCAAGGAGCGCAAGCACCGCATCGAGGACGCCGTCCGCAACGCCAAGGCGGCCGTCGAGGAGGGCATCGTCGCCGGTGGTGGCGTGGCCCTGCTCCAGGCCTCCCAGGTCTTCGAGAAGCTCGAGCTCGACGGTGACGAGGCCACCGGTGCCGCCGCTGTGAAGCTGGCCCTGGAGGCCCCGCTGAAGCAGATCGCCGTCAACGCCGGCCTCGAAGGCGGCGTCGTGGTGGAGAAGGTGCGCAACCTGACCCCGGGCCACGGCCTGAACGCCGCGACCGGCGAGTACGTCGACCTCATCGCCGAGGGCATCATCGACCCGGCCAAGGTGACGCGTTCCGCGCTGCAGAACGCCGCGTCGATCGCCGCGCTGTTCCTCACCACCGAGGCCGTCATCGCCGACAAGCCGGAGAAGGCCGCCGCGGCCGCTCCGGGCGGCATGCCGGGCGGTGACATGGACTTCTGATCGACCCGAAGGTCGATCCACGTCCTGAACCGAGGGCGGCACCCCTTCCGGGGGTGCCGCCCTCGGCCTTTGCGCCCCGGCGCGACTCTGCTGCCCAATTCGGCTGAGCAGCAGAGTCATGCCGGGAAGGCCGCAACGGTCACCGCGTTGTCGCAGGTCATGGTCCGCGTGTCGGAGTTGCCCCGGAACTGGGCAGCAGTGTCCGGCGGGGCGGCCGGCGCGTGCGTACGATCGCGTGCGGGGTGGGGACCCGCTACAGCGGCTCCAGGTGGAGTGTGAACCACGTCGTCTTGCCGTCGTCCGTCGAGCGGACGCCCCAGCTGCCCGCCAGCGTCTCGACGAGGATCAGGCCCCGCCCCGACTCGTCGTCGGCGGCAGCCAGCCGGGGCTGGGGCGGATGGTGGCTGTGGTCGCTCACCTCCACGGTGAGCTCGGTGCTGTTGCGCCGCATCAGCAGGCGCACCGGCCCCTCTCCGTGCTGGATCGCGTTGGTGACCACCTCGGACACCAGCAGCTGTGCGTCGTCGGAGACCTGGGCGCAGCCCCAGTCGACCAGGGACTTGGCGAGGAACGCCCGGGCCTGCGACACCGACGACGGGGCCGCCGGGAGTTCCGTCGCCGCCGTGGCGAGCGGAGCCGCCGGCAACTGGGCCAGGAGCAGCGTCACGTCGTCGTGGTGGTGCTCGGTGGCGGGCAGCACCGACGCCAGCACCCGGTCCACCACCGTCTCCAGGTCGGGCGCCGAGGCGAACGCCAGCTCGAGCGCGTCGATGAGCGCGTCGAGCTGCTCCTCGATGTCTCCCGCCGGTGTCTCTATCAGACCGTCGGTGAAGAGGATCAGACTCGACCCGGGAGCGACCGCCACCGTCGACTGCTGGTGCAGATGGTCCCCCACGCCCAGGGGCACGCTGACCGGCGCGTCCAGGGACCGTACGCCCCCGCCCGGCTCCGCGACGAGAGCCGGCAGATGCCCGGCCGAGCAGACGGTCACCTCACCCGCGTCCGGCGCCACGATCAGGTAGCAGCAGGTCACCAGCTGGTCGGGCCCGTCGAGCTCGGCGACGATCGCGTCGAGCGAGTGCATCAACTGCCGCGGCTGCATGCCCGTCTTGGCGAGGGCGTGGGCCGCGGACCGCAGTTGCCCCATGATGGCGGCCGCCTCCAGGCCGCGCCCCATGACGTCACCGATGAGGATGCCGACCCGTCCGGCACCGAGTGGCACGAGGTCGAACCAGTCGCCGCCGACGCCCGCGCCCTGGGTGGCGGGCAGATAGCGGCTCGCGGTGTCCAGGCCGCGCACAGCCGGTGGCGTGCCCATCAGACTGCGCTGCAGGGTCAGCGCGACGTGCCGCTGCTGCTCGTACAGGGCCTGGAACCGTTCTTCGGCGGCTTTTCGTTCGCTGACGTCGCGTACGGCGGCGGAGACGAGGAGTCCGTCGGTGGTTTCGAGGGGGCTGAGGCTGATTTCGACGGGGAATTCGGTGCCGTCCTTGCGGAGGCCGTGGAGTTCGAGTCCGGCGCCCATGGGGCGGACCTGGCGGTTGTGGGTGTATCCGTTGCGGTGTGCGGCGTGGTGGTTGCGGAAGCGGTTGGGGACGAGGATTTCGACGGGGCGGCCGAGGAGTTCGTCGCGTCGGTAGCCGAAGAGGGCTTCGGTCTGGGCGTTGACGAGGCGGATGGTTCCGCCGTCGTCGACGATGACCATGGCGTCCGGTGCCGCCTCCAGCAGCCCCCGGAACCGCTCTTCGGCGGCTTTTCGTTCGCTGACGTCGCGTACGGCGGCGGAGACGAGGAGTCCGTCGGTGGTTTCGAGGGGGCTGAGGCTGATTTCGACGGGGAATTCGGTGCCGTCCTTGCGGAGGCCGTGGAGTTCGAGTCCGGCGCCCATGGGGCGGACCTGGCGGTTGTGGGTGTATCCGTTGCGGTGTGCGGCGTGGTGGTTGCGGAAGCGGTTGGGGACGAGGATTTCGACGGGGCGGCCGAGGAGTTCGTCGCGTCGGTAGCCGAAGAGGGCTTCGGTCTGGGCGTTGACGAGGCGGATGGTTCCGCCGTCGTCGACGATGACCATGGCGTCCGGTGCCGCCTCCAGCAGCCCCCGGAACCGCTCCTCGGCGGAACCCGCCCGAGCCCCCGGGCGCGAGATCGTCCGGCAATGACAGCCTCCGGCGGCACCGGTGTCTAGATCGGACTCCGATGCGACCGCCGTGGTGATGCCTTCCATACTTGCCTCCCGGACGGATTCTGCCCATAGCCGTGACCGCGGCAGCGGTATCCGGACATCTCACCGCAACGCCTTACGGCATACCCGGAAAGTCCGATTCTGACCGGTGATGGCGATTGCGGAGCGGGAAATGGAATCGCACGCTCAGTGGCGGGGTGGGCCCTCCGGGAGCACACCACAGGGCCGCCCCCGACCGCGTCCGCCTCCCGTCCGGACGGGCGGTTCGCCGGGTCCGGGACGCCCGCCCGGTGGCGGCGGGCCGGTGGCGGCGGGAAGCTGAAGAGGTGCGGACGGATGTGCACGCCCATCTGTGGAGCGAGGACTACCTCCGCCTCCTCGAGTCCTACGGCCGGGACGACACCGGTACGCAGAGGGGCCTGGGGGCGGGGGACAGCCCGGCGGAACTCGACGCGCGATTCGCGATGAACGACGCCGCGGGCATCGATCACCAGATCCTCTCGGTCTCCCCGCAGACGCCGTACTTCCCGGACGAGACCGAGGCCGTCACGGCGGCCCGCCTGGCCAACGACCACTACGCGGAAGTCGTGCGCGCCCGCCCGGACCGCTTCTCCGCCTTCGCCGCGCTGCCGCTCCCGCACCTGGACGCCTCGCTGGAGGAACTGGCGCGCGCACTCGACCAGTTGGGGATGGCGGGCGCCGGGCTGACGACGTCGGTACTCGGCCGGAGCCTCGGCGACCCCGTCTTCCGGCCGCTCTTCGAGGAGTTGGACCACCGGGGCTCGGTGTTGAGCCTGCACCCGGCCGGTCGCGACGCGGGCTCACCGCTCATCGCACGGAACCGGATGCGGTGGATGGTGGGCGCGCCGACGGAGGACGCGATCTGCGCGATGCATCTGATCCTCGAAGGCGTCCCGATCCGCTTCCCGGGGCTGCGGATCGTCCACGCGCACCTCGGCGGAGCCCTGCCGCTGCTGCTGCCGCGCGCCGACGACCACGTCCCATGGGAGGCGCCCGACGTCATCGAGCTGCCGACGTCCGCCGCCCGCCGGATGTCCTACGACACCGTCGCCCACGGCCA
The genomic region above belongs to Streptomyces marianii and contains:
- a CDS encoding alpha,alpha-trehalose-phosphate synthase (UDP-forming) — encoded protein: MVSEHGHAARVLVASNRGPVTYAFREDGTLDARRGGGGLVSGLSAIGPEADALWVCSALGDGDREAVRRGIGEPGVRMLDIDAAVHADAYNGIANSVLWFVHHMLYQTPLEPVFDAEFRRQWVAYEAYNQAFAQALAESAAPDAAVLVQDYHLALVPGMLRDLRPDLRIGHFSHTPWAPPEYFRMLPDDIAEQLLLGMLGANRLGFLTQRWLGAFQDCCLRVLADHDVDPHWPKDGPPSLEYRLRGHRRRRTELGVHGLGADADFLRERSRRPDVDERMAALREQIGGDERGPGRRKTIVRVDRTELSKNIVRGLLAYRTLLDEQPEWRERVVHIAFAYPSRQDLAVYRDYTAEVSRVAEEINARYGTPGWTPVLLHVKDDFARSLAAYRMADVALVNPIRDGMNLVAKEIPVVSEAGCTLVLSREAGAYAELGDDALVVNPYDVTGTADALHRALSMPDAERAERSKRLAAAATALPPQQWFLDQLHALEALDEGVTEAD
- a CDS encoding DUF7927 domain-containing protein → MSGQDLTRDRGRSRGDRSRFLGALAVAAGAAGAAAVTTGFVPAAAALSAPAPDLEITKTASAKRVALGDTLTFTIRATNNGERELPDVRFTDDLGGTLDDAVYDRNARTALGRVAYTEPVLSYSGAIPAGRTATVTYSVTVGGEDGGDGGDGRLGGGLEVQSPRSNCATGTRDARCTATPVAEEIGELGAPRTDFGDEESHDHSLEQGHEDGLDEEDAEDGAQGGPGVPPAPGGPGNAAGAGQAGAPAHGSGAVGQIAAAGHNSERLWLLGGMALALSAAGAIALAATRDRGNH
- a CDS encoding glucosyl-3-phosphoglycerate synthase, translated to MLEEVERWLARRSWSVADRPLDRLLSAKQDTTVSVVLPALNEEATVGEIVTAIRRDLMTDAVPLVDELVVVDSGSTDRTAEVAARAGARVVHRDAILPRVPAVPGKGEVLWRSLLATVGDVVCFVDADLKEFSADFVSGTVGPLLTDPEVQFVKAMYDRPLGDAPGQGGRVTELVARPLLNLHWPQLAGFVQPLGGEYAARRSLLERLPFPVGYGVELGLLVDALHTVGLDALAQVDVGVRLHRHQDGQALGRMAAAIYRTAQLRLSRGHLVRPALTQFERGEGGFVPRTHAVDTEERPPMADIAEYASRAGRRNTGAA
- the thrC gene encoding threonine synthase encodes the protein MAVQTVATTDSADTVDLGPASGLSCRECGERFALGPIFACEACFGPLEVAYDLPSGDAEELRKRIESGPENIWRYAPLLPVPADVASKPNLNPGFTKLVQADNLARELGVTGGLWVKDDSGNPTHSFKDRVVAQAIEAARAFGFTTLSCSSTGNLAGAVGAAAARAGFRSCVFIPHDLEQGKVVMAAVYGGELVGIEGNYDDVNRFCSELIGDPAGEGWGFVNVNLRPYYAEGSKTLAYEICEQLGWRLPDQIVIPIASGSQLTKIDKGLQELIKLGLVEDRPYKIFGAQAEGCSPVSVAFKAGHDVVRPQKPDTIAKSLAIGNPADGPYVLDICRRTGGAVEDVTDEEIVEAIKLLARTEGIFTETAGGTTLGVAKKLIEAGVIDPALTTVVVNTGDGLKTLDAVAPTTGMSAVIRPNLDSFREAGLV
- a CDS encoding MoaD/ThiS family protein is translated as MSVNVRIPTILRTYTGGQAEVPAEGATLAEVIADLEKNHTGIAARVLDDQGKLRRFVNVYVNDDDVRFEQGLETATPDGAGVSIIPAVAGG
- a CDS encoding cold-shock protein: MAQGTVKWFNAEKGYGFIAVDGGADVFVHYSAIQMDGYRTLEEGQRVEFEISQGQKGPQADMVRVAG
- the groL gene encoding chaperonin GroEL (60 kDa chaperone family; promotes refolding of misfolded polypeptides especially under stressful conditions; forms two stacked rings of heptamers to form a barrel-shaped 14mer; ends can be capped by GroES; misfolded proteins enter the barrel where they are refolded when GroES binds) gives rise to the protein MAKIIAFDEEARRGLERGMNQLADAVKVTLGPKGRNVVLEKKWGAPTITNDGVSIAKEIELEDPYEKIGAELVKEVAKKTDDVAGDGTTTATVLAQALVREGLRNVAAGANPMALKRGIEKAVEAVSGALLDQAKEVETKEQIASTASISAADTQIGELIAEAMDKVGKEGVITVEESQTFGLELELTEGMRFDKGYISAYFATDMERMEAGLEDPYILIYNGKVSSVKDLLPLLEKVMQSGKPLLIIAEDVEGEALSTLVVNKIRGTFKSVAVKAPGFGDRRKAMLGDIAILTGGTVISEEVGLKLENAGLDLLGRARKVVITKDETTIVDGAGESDQVQGRVNQIRAEIENSDSDYDREKLQERLAKLAGGVAVIKAGAATEVELKERKHRIEDAVRNAKAAVEEGIVAGGGVALLQASQVFEKLELDGDEATGAAAVKLALEAPLKQIAVNAGLEGGVVVEKVRNLTPGHGLNAATGEYVDLIAEGIIDPAKVTRSALQNAASIAALFLTTEAVIADKPEKAAAAAPGGMPGGDMDF
- a CDS encoding PAS domain S-box protein, which codes for MVIVDDGGTIRLVNAQTEALFGYRRDELLGRPVEILVPNRFRNHHAAHRNGYTHNRQVRPMGAGLELHGLRKDGTEFPVEISLSPLETTDGLLVSAAVRDVSERKAAEERFRGLLEAAPDAMVIVDDGGTIRLVNAQTEALFGYRRDELLGRPVEILVPNRFRNHHAAHRNGYTHNRQVRPMGAGLELHGLRKDGTEFPVEISLSPLETTDGLLVSAAVRDVSERKAAEERFQALYEQQRHVALTLQRSLMGTPPAVRGLDTASRYLPATQGAGVGGDWFDLVPLGAGRVGILIGDVMGRGLEAAAIMGQLRSAAHALAKTGMQPRQLMHSLDAIVAELDGPDQLVTCCYLIVAPDAGEVTVCSAGHLPALVAEPGGGVRSLDAPVSVPLGVGDHLHQQSTVAVAPGSSLILFTDGLIETPAGDIEEQLDALIDALELAFASAPDLETVVDRVLASVLPATEHHHDDVTLLLAQLPAAPLATAATELPAAPSSVSQARAFLAKSLVDWGCAQVSDDAQLLVSEVVTNAIQHGEGPVRLLMRRNSTELTVEVSDHSHHPPQPRLAAADDESGRGLILVETLAGSWGVRSTDDGKTTWFTLHLEPL
- a CDS encoding amidohydrolase family protein encodes the protein MRTDVHAHLWSEDYLRLLESYGRDDTGTQRGLGAGDSPAELDARFAMNDAAGIDHQILSVSPQTPYFPDETEAVTAARLANDHYAEVVRARPDRFSAFAALPLPHLDASLEELARALDQLGMAGAGLTTSVLGRSLGDPVFRPLFEELDHRGSVLSLHPAGRDAGSPLIARNRMRWMVGAPTEDAICAMHLILEGVPIRFPGLRIVHAHLGGALPLLLPRADDHVPWEAPDVIELPTSAARRMSYDTVAHGHAAALRAAADSYGADRLMLGTDFPYQTGDKLRRAVTFVEETLVPEEAEHVLEAGAGLLPAESPARLGGGAGRHVSRRSP